A portion of the Micromonospora tarapacensis genome contains these proteins:
- a CDS encoding ParB/RepB/Spo0J family partition protein, which translates to MTTETHTVDAEQFEEKLLRVDPATLVVGANVRLDPRLRKSYVENIAERGVKEPVIAYQDADQRLVVLRGQRRTLAAVQAQRPWVRVMVVAQPDEADRLTDQVNENDHREPLTVAERVAAYEQLALCGVPAGEIAKRMSASRPVVDKALKVARSELARGATQRWEFLTVDQAAVIAEFEDDGEAVKRLVVAAQRGGFDHQAQQLRDARADAAAKAEAAAALAAAGIMVVDRPAWDNETVKRLSELKQGEEQITEDNHSSCPGHAAFLDDDWVYPNEDESEEDEDEDDPWGDDTEADEGTEESEPAGPYRVWLPEYVCTDYAAHGHTLRSRGHDSGSGRKTAAEMTDTEREQARAERRDVIQSNKAWDSAETVRRDWLRTFLTRKNAPKTAAGFLAGSLARADHAITSALTGGNRLGHDLLGLPDQTPTYGRRASAMVELVGKASDDRAQMIALGLVLAAYEDATSRNSWRTVSDSTARYLRYLEANGYELSAVELRACGEAPLPSPDPATPASPQA; encoded by the coding sequence ATGACCACCGAAACCCACACCGTCGATGCCGAGCAGTTCGAGGAGAAGCTGCTGCGTGTCGATCCCGCGACGCTGGTCGTGGGCGCGAATGTGCGCTTGGACCCACGGTTGCGCAAGAGCTACGTAGAGAACATCGCCGAGCGCGGCGTCAAAGAGCCGGTCATCGCCTACCAGGACGCCGATCAGCGCCTTGTCGTGCTGCGTGGGCAACGCCGGACCCTCGCGGCTGTGCAGGCCCAGCGTCCGTGGGTCCGGGTGATGGTGGTTGCACAGCCAGACGAAGCCGACCGGCTGACTGACCAGGTCAACGAGAACGACCACCGCGAGCCCCTTACGGTGGCGGAACGTGTGGCCGCCTACGAGCAACTGGCTCTCTGCGGTGTCCCGGCTGGGGAGATCGCCAAGCGGATGTCCGCCAGCCGGCCGGTAGTCGACAAGGCGCTCAAGGTGGCCCGAAGCGAACTCGCTCGGGGGGCCACGCAGCGGTGGGAGTTCCTCACCGTTGACCAGGCCGCCGTGATCGCGGAGTTCGAGGATGACGGGGAGGCGGTCAAGCGGCTCGTTGTCGCCGCCCAACGCGGCGGGTTCGACCACCAGGCGCAGCAGTTGCGCGACGCCCGCGCCGATGCTGCGGCGAAGGCAGAAGCCGCTGCTGCCCTTGCCGCCGCCGGCATCATGGTGGTCGACCGGCCGGCGTGGGACAACGAGACGGTCAAGCGGCTGTCGGAGCTGAAGCAGGGTGAGGAACAGATTACCGAGGACAACCACTCCTCCTGCCCCGGCCACGCCGCCTTCCTCGACGACGACTGGGTGTACCCGAACGAGGACGAGTCAGAAGAGGACGAGGACGAGGACGATCCCTGGGGCGACGACACCGAGGCCGATGAAGGCACGGAGGAGAGCGAGCCGGCTGGCCCGTACCGGGTCTGGCTGCCTGAGTACGTGTGCACCGACTACGCCGCGCACGGGCACACCCTGCGCTCTCGCGGGCACGACTCCGGCAGCGGACGCAAGACCGCAGCCGAGATGACAGACACGGAACGGGAACAAGCCCGCGCTGAGCGCCGCGACGTGATCCAGTCCAACAAGGCGTGGGACAGCGCCGAGACGGTCCGCCGGGACTGGCTGCGCACCTTCCTCACTCGCAAGAACGCACCGAAGACGGCGGCTGGGTTTCTGGCCGGCAGCCTCGCCCGTGCGGACCACGCCATCACGTCGGCGCTCACCGGCGGCAACCGCCTCGGCCATGACCTGCTCGGCCTGCCGGACCAGACGCCGACGTACGGCCGGCGTGCCTCCGCGATGGTCGAACTCGTAGGTAAGGCCAGCGACGACCGCGCCCAGATGATCGCGCTCGGCCTGGTCCTGGCCGCCTATGAAGACGCGACGAGCCGCAACTCGTGGCGCACGGTCAGCGACAGCACCGCGCGGTACCTGCGCTACCTGGAAGCCAACGGGTACGAGCTGTCCGCGGTCGAGTTGCGGGCGTGCGGCGAAGCGCCGCTGCCGTCCCCCGACCCCGCCACCCCGGCCTCACCCCAGGCATAG
- a CDS encoding DUF6262 family protein — protein MRADNSHHLIIAARRRAAATRKRAVTALRRMDTAGTPITVDAVAKQARVSRSWLYSQTDLRAEIERLRSRHQSAAAGRPVPDRQRASDASLLRRLESATERIRNLETENRQLRDALALALGEQRAATVLGNTRDTPRKKSAHIIGPC, from the coding sequence TTGCGGGCTGACAACTCCCACCACCTGATCATCGCTGCCCGGCGCCGGGCAGCGGCCACCCGCAAACGCGCCGTCACCGCCCTGCGCCGGATGGATACCGCCGGCACACCGATCACCGTCGACGCCGTCGCCAAGCAGGCTCGCGTCTCCCGGTCCTGGCTCTACAGTCAGACGGATCTTCGGGCCGAGATCGAGCGACTCCGCAGCCGCCACCAGAGCGCGGCCGCAGGCCGTCCGGTTCCTGACCGGCAACGCGCCTCCGACGCCTCGCTGCTACGCCGCCTCGAATCCGCCACGGAACGCATCAGGAACCTGGAAACCGAGAACCGGCAGCTGCGTGACGCTCTCGCCTTGGCCCTCGGCGAGCAACGAGCGGCCACCGTTCTTGGCAACACCCGCGACACGCCGAGAAAGAAATCTGCACACATCATCGGACCCTGCTGA
- a CDS encoding tyrosine-type recombinase/integrase, whose product MRAAAAKPTSGSTLAKLMAVVRTEFRAEVYVPAPNDPVFVADQCIVADCDRTAETLAQRLCGAHSQRFRKRGYSSMEEFLADPGPPTRGRKALAACVMTGCRHGRWDRNGLCRKHNGYWKRAGQPDLAVWDAPDLACSGPTPAECKLPFCDLWVDSLAKSFCPGHYDRWARHGRPDLERFVTDCELVGTAHIDLRALAPQPRLEIQYALQCRHDARGRVAPARMVTPAVRLVATLGITSLLEMSEQQWRAAAATRPNQSLIFLLDARYGIEALRDGIGWETEYSRDVWRLDRLPGIAGPGGRPCPRVRLRFDRITHPRLRELGKRWTRLRLTSGLSIGAARAGVDALTRFSDFLALAGVGSLADINRPLLERYLAHAMSQLGGNDAKRHRISALNVFFQAVRQHGWDDSLPGRATFYPGDTPPIRAQVDRRLAEFVMAQVESPANLARWSDLSAKLVTLILTRCGLRISSALSLAFDCVVHDGQGAPYLRYFNTKMKREAAVPIDEELEAAIGEQQRAVLRRWPDRPPLLFPRERSNVSGNVPLDPGTYRRKLNGWLQACDIRDEHGCPVHLTPHQWRHTFACRLINRDVPQEVVRVLLDHESHRMTSHYAKLTDQTVRRHWQEATKVNIKGDRVSIDPDGPLAQAQWAKTRYGMATQTLPNGYCGLPLQKSCPHANACLTCPVFLTGPEFLPELREQRHRTLTLIDVSTSNGQTRVVEMNKQVLTNLDRMIGELDTGTEANVAG is encoded by the coding sequence GTGAGGGCCGCCGCCGCGAAGCCTACTTCGGGATCGACGCTGGCGAAGCTGATGGCCGTTGTCCGGACGGAGTTTCGGGCCGAGGTCTACGTTCCCGCGCCGAACGACCCCGTGTTCGTCGCCGACCAGTGCATCGTCGCCGACTGCGACCGAACCGCGGAGACGCTTGCGCAACGGCTGTGCGGCGCCCACTCGCAGCGGTTCCGCAAGCGCGGCTACTCCTCGATGGAGGAGTTCCTGGCCGATCCGGGGCCGCCGACACGGGGCCGCAAGGCCCTCGCCGCCTGCGTCATGACGGGATGTCGGCACGGCCGCTGGGACCGGAACGGATTGTGCCGCAAGCACAACGGTTATTGGAAGCGTGCCGGCCAGCCTGACCTGGCCGTCTGGGACGCTCCCGACTTGGCCTGCTCCGGCCCGACGCCAGCGGAGTGCAAACTGCCGTTCTGCGATCTGTGGGTCGACAGTCTCGCGAAGTCGTTCTGTCCTGGGCATTACGACCGCTGGGCTCGGCATGGCCGGCCCGATCTCGAACGGTTCGTCACCGACTGCGAGTTGGTCGGCACCGCCCACATCGATCTGCGAGCTCTGGCCCCACAACCGCGACTGGAGATCCAGTACGCGCTGCAATGCCGACACGACGCCCGCGGCCGCGTCGCGCCTGCTCGCATGGTCACACCCGCCGTCCGGCTCGTCGCGACGCTCGGTATCACCTCGCTGTTGGAGATGAGCGAGCAACAGTGGCGCGCCGCGGCCGCCACCCGACCCAACCAGTCGCTGATCTTCCTGCTCGATGCCCGCTACGGGATCGAGGCCCTGCGCGACGGAATCGGCTGGGAGACCGAATACAGCAGGGATGTCTGGCGGTTGGACAGGCTGCCCGGCATCGCCGGACCCGGCGGGCGCCCGTGTCCCCGGGTCCGGTTGCGGTTCGACCGCATCACCCATCCTCGGCTACGTGAGCTGGGCAAACGGTGGACCCGGCTGCGGCTGACGTCCGGGCTGAGCATCGGCGCGGCCCGCGCCGGCGTCGATGCCCTGACCCGGTTCAGCGACTTCCTCGCCCTGGCCGGTGTCGGCTCGCTCGCCGACATCAACCGGCCGCTGCTGGAACGCTACCTCGCCCATGCGATGTCCCAGCTCGGTGGAAACGACGCGAAGAGACACCGGATCAGCGCACTCAACGTCTTCTTCCAGGCCGTTCGCCAGCACGGCTGGGACGACAGCCTGCCCGGCCGGGCCACCTTCTATCCCGGTGACACACCCCCGATCCGCGCTCAGGTGGACCGCCGGCTGGCGGAGTTCGTCATGGCCCAGGTCGAATCACCGGCCAATCTGGCCCGCTGGTCGGACCTGTCCGCCAAGCTGGTCACCCTGATCCTGACCCGTTGCGGTCTGCGGATCTCGAGCGCCTTGTCGCTCGCGTTCGACTGCGTGGTCCACGACGGGCAGGGCGCCCCCTACCTTCGATACTTCAACACCAAGATGAAACGCGAAGCCGCCGTCCCCATCGACGAAGAACTCGAAGCCGCGATCGGTGAGCAACAACGCGCGGTCCTACGGCGGTGGCCAGACAGGCCGCCGCTGCTGTTCCCACGCGAGCGTTCCAACGTCTCCGGCAACGTCCCGCTCGATCCCGGCACCTACCGCCGGAAGCTGAACGGCTGGCTACAAGCCTGCGATATCCGCGACGAACACGGCTGCCCGGTGCACCTGACACCCCACCAATGGAGGCACACCTTCGCCTGCCGTCTCATCAACCGCGACGTCCCGCAAGAGGTGGTACGAGTCCTACTCGACCACGAGTCACACCGCATGACCAGCCATTACGCCAAGCTCACTGATCAGACCGTGCGTCGCCACTGGCAGGAGGCCACGAAGGTCAACATCAAAGGTGACAGGGTCTCGATCGATCCGGACGGGCCGCTGGCCCAGGCGCAGTGGGCCAAGACCCGCTACGGCATGGCCACACAGACCCTGCCGAACGGCTACTGCGGCCTGCCCCTGCAGAAGAGCTGCCCGCATGCCAATGCCTGCTTGACCTGCCCAGTCTTCCTGACCGGGCCGGAGTTCCTTCCCGAACTACGCGAGCAGCGGCACCGCACGCTCACGCTCATCGACGTCTCCACGAGCAACGGGCAGACCCGGGTGGTCGAGATGAACAAGCAGGTCCTCACCAACCTGGACCGCATGATCGGCGAACTCGACACCGGCACGGAGGCCAACGTTGCGGGCTGA
- a CDS encoding aminoglycoside phosphotransferase family protein, which produces MLHENEIPVDETVVKSLLRSQRPDWASLPLSPAGAGTDNTMYRLGNDLLVRLPRTADKARSLNKERTWLPRLGPLLTCQIPEPVHAGTPATEFPLPWSIYRWIDGTEVAPNTVQNWAAFGTELASFVHELHNIDLMGAARADELSWYRGGSLKDCDKWISTCFEDCRTITDTDLDVEMLEQLWRAALRLPEPSSPHVWLHGDLRPSNLLVAKGQLHAVIDFGGLSVGFPAAEHATVWDLPEPARHAYWNAVNLDDLTWVRARAWAIAVGISGISYYRNTWPTFVTECRTRLGTILKDAATR; this is translated from the coding sequence ATGCTTCACGAGAACGAGATCCCAGTCGACGAGACAGTCGTCAAGTCACTTCTGCGGAGTCAACGCCCAGACTGGGCTTCGCTGCCGCTGTCGCCGGCAGGTGCCGGCACGGACAACACCATGTATCGGCTCGGAAACGACCTACTCGTCCGGCTTCCGCGAACAGCCGACAAGGCTCGGTCGCTGAACAAGGAGCGGACGTGGCTCCCCCGGCTGGGACCACTTCTGACATGCCAGATCCCGGAGCCGGTCCACGCCGGCACGCCAGCCACCGAGTTCCCCTTGCCCTGGTCGATCTACCGCTGGATCGACGGGACCGAAGTTGCGCCCAATACCGTCCAGAACTGGGCCGCTTTCGGAACCGAGCTGGCGTCGTTCGTCCACGAGCTGCACAACATCGACCTCATGGGCGCCGCTCGCGCTGATGAACTGAGCTGGTACCGCGGAGGCAGCCTGAAGGACTGCGACAAGTGGATCAGCACTTGTTTCGAGGACTGCCGGACCATCACAGACACCGACCTCGATGTCGAAATGTTAGAACAACTTTGGCGCGCCGCCCTCAGACTGCCCGAGCCTTCCAGCCCTCACGTGTGGCTCCACGGAGACCTCAGGCCCTCCAACCTCCTGGTCGCGAAGGGCCAGTTGCACGCCGTCATCGATTTCGGGGGTCTCTCCGTCGGCTTCCCCGCTGCCGAGCACGCCACTGTCTGGGACCTGCCGGAACCAGCGCGCCACGCCTACTGGAATGCCGTGAACCTTGACGACCTCACCTGGGTCCGGGCCCGGGCATGGGCCATCGCCGTGGGCATCAGCGGAATCTCCTACTACCGGAACACGTGGCCCACCTTCGTGACCGAATGTCGGACACGGCTCGGAACGATCCTCAAAGACGCCGCAACACGCTGA
- a CDS encoding tyrosine-type recombinase/integrase: MRVQRVIMPGSGRESWTLLGDDLVPVEPVERFLAFLASAERSPNTIKAYAHDLKDWWVYLSRHGLGWQSVTLEDVAGFVAWLRLPPEARDGLVAVLPTVEHHCSAASVNRKLAALTSFCEFHARHGVDLAGLLVRMQPAGHRRSATSYKPFLQHVAKNKPERRRAITLKTSPPRPKILTVKQVQAILDVCEHLRDRLLFAILLDTGVRIGEALGLRHEDMGIAEREVTVMPRDNDNRARAKAGRSRVIPASPELMRLYADYLNREYGALDSDYVFVNIWAEPRGRPWAYPAVYDLVLRLRERTGIDFEPHQYRHTYATWLLRRGAGMEAVKELLGHASITTTIDTYGHLTVEDARKALESAGWFTGREVSW; the protein is encoded by the coding sequence ATGCGCGTTCAGCGCGTGATCATGCCGGGGTCCGGGCGCGAGTCCTGGACACTGCTGGGCGATGACTTGGTTCCGGTCGAGCCGGTCGAGCGGTTCCTGGCCTTTCTGGCGTCGGCCGAGAGGTCTCCGAACACGATCAAGGCCTACGCCCACGACCTGAAGGACTGGTGGGTGTACCTGTCCCGGCACGGGCTCGGCTGGCAGTCGGTGACGTTGGAGGACGTGGCGGGGTTCGTCGCCTGGCTTCGGCTGCCGCCGGAGGCCCGCGACGGCCTGGTTGCCGTACTGCCAACGGTGGAGCATCACTGCTCGGCAGCTAGCGTGAACCGGAAGCTGGCGGCGTTGACCTCGTTCTGCGAGTTCCATGCCCGCCACGGCGTCGACCTGGCCGGGCTTCTGGTCAGGATGCAGCCCGCCGGGCATCGCCGCTCGGCCACGTCCTATAAGCCGTTCCTGCAGCACGTCGCCAAGAACAAGCCGGAACGTCGGCGCGCGATCACGTTGAAGACCTCACCTCCCCGGCCGAAGATCCTTACCGTCAAACAGGTTCAGGCGATCCTGGACGTCTGCGAACACCTGCGGGACCGCCTACTGTTCGCGATCTTGCTGGACACGGGCGTTCGTATCGGCGAGGCCTTGGGCCTGCGGCACGAGGATATGGGGATCGCCGAGCGCGAGGTCACCGTGATGCCGCGGGACAACGACAACCGTGCGCGCGCCAAAGCCGGCCGGTCCCGCGTGATCCCGGCCAGCCCGGAGCTCATGCGGCTGTATGCCGACTACCTCAACCGCGAGTACGGCGCGCTGGACTCCGACTACGTGTTCGTCAATATCTGGGCCGAGCCGCGCGGCCGTCCGTGGGCCTACCCGGCCGTCTACGACCTGGTTCTGCGACTTCGTGAGCGCACCGGTATCGACTTCGAGCCCCACCAATACCGCCATACCTATGCGACCTGGCTGCTTCGCCGGGGTGCGGGCATGGAGGCGGTGAAGGAACTCCTCGGTCACGCCTCGATCACGACCACGATCGACACGTACGGGCACCTCACGGTCGAGGATGCACGCAAGGCCCTGGAGTCCGCAGGCTGGTTCACCGGGCGGGAGGTCAGCTGGTGA
- a CDS encoding Mom family adenine methylcarbamoylation protein: protein MLEQLSLFDPAFCQRWRGGKHTWRPVHEGGFDRRRFRLVQMPEAPIRRFVTEHHYSRSFPASRMSFGLLEREHLVGAVVLGVPMHPAVLTKPFPTLGADRAAEISRLILLDVVPSNAESWLLGQLFRLAAGHGLRGLVAFSDPMPRILGGTLLMPGHVGHIYRVTRGRYLGRGTARTITILPDGTVLTARAVQKVRAGERGAPGVRARLTALGARPLPEMVAEYARVGYDLTPAEWLELVLVQIGARRVRHRGCHRFAWPVGDRGWRRRCPIGLVELPYPLATDPAVTL from the coding sequence ATGCTTGAGCAACTCTCCTTGTTCGACCCTGCCTTCTGCCAGCGTTGGCGCGGCGGGAAGCACACGTGGCGGCCGGTGCACGAGGGCGGCTTCGACCGCCGCCGCTTTCGCCTCGTACAGATGCCGGAGGCCCCGATCCGCCGGTTTGTCACCGAGCACCACTACAGCAGGAGTTTTCCGGCCTCTCGAATGTCATTTGGGCTGCTGGAACGAGAGCACCTGGTCGGGGCGGTCGTGCTCGGCGTGCCGATGCACCCCGCTGTGCTGACCAAGCCGTTCCCGACCCTCGGCGCTGACCGGGCTGCGGAAATCTCCCGCCTGATCTTGCTCGATGTCGTGCCGTCCAACGCGGAGAGCTGGCTTCTGGGGCAACTGTTCCGCCTGGCCGCTGGGCACGGCCTCCGAGGGCTGGTCGCCTTCTCCGACCCGATGCCTCGAATCCTCGGCGGCACACTCCTCATGCCTGGGCACGTTGGGCACATCTACCGCGTAACTCGCGGACGGTATCTGGGGCGGGGGACTGCCAGGACTATCACGATTCTGCCAGACGGCACTGTCCTGACGGCCAGGGCCGTGCAGAAGGTCCGCGCCGGGGAACGCGGGGCGCCCGGTGTACGGGCTCGCCTAACAGCGTTGGGCGCCCGGCCCTTGCCGGAGATGGTAGCCGAGTACGCGCGGGTGGGATACGACCTGACCCCGGCGGAATGGCTGGAACTTGTCCTGGTCCAGATCGGCGCCCGGCGGGTTCGCCATCGAGGCTGCCACCGCTTCGCCTGGCCGGTGGGCGATAGGGGCTGGCGTCGGCGCTGTCCGATTGGCCTGGTCGAACTGCCGTACCCGCTCGCGACGGACCCGGCGGTGACCCTGTGA
- a CDS encoding ATP-binding protein — MNTVADDDVITPEEPPTTKEGWRRFVDYQPEPPATLSAEQLLALTRSRRAAHDEARREYHAELPLVNTPIIRQMLGTGRLLVQLNRRQVSARRGLILSGASGTGKTTALTQLGRTHERAVRKRHPGSRHRLPVAYVTVPPAATAKMLAVEFARFYGLEFSARANMPDIVNAVCATGANTGIELVLVDEIHNLNLATRAGAEVSDQLKYFAARYLELFDLAPC; from the coding sequence ATGAACACCGTCGCCGACGACGATGTGATCACGCCGGAGGAACCGCCGACCACCAAGGAGGGCTGGCGCCGGTTCGTGGACTACCAGCCCGAACCACCGGCTACGCTCAGCGCCGAGCAACTCCTCGCGCTGACCCGCTCGCGGCGGGCCGCGCACGACGAAGCCCGCCGCGAATATCACGCCGAACTGCCGCTGGTGAACACACCGATCATCCGACAGATGCTCGGCACCGGCCGTCTGCTGGTCCAGCTCAACCGGCGGCAGGTTTCCGCCCGGCGCGGCCTGATCCTGTCCGGCGCCTCCGGCACCGGCAAGACCACCGCGCTGACTCAGCTCGGCCGCACCCACGAACGCGCCGTACGCAAACGGCACCCCGGCAGCCGGCACCGGCTCCCGGTCGCCTATGTCACCGTCCCGCCGGCTGCGACCGCCAAGATGCTCGCCGTCGAGTTCGCCCGCTTCTATGGCCTGGAGTTCTCCGCCCGGGCCAACATGCCCGACATCGTCAACGCGGTCTGCGCCACCGGCGCCAACACCGGCATCGAACTGGTCCTGGTCGACGAGATCCACAACCTCAACCTCGCCACCCGAGCCGGCGCCGAGGTTTCCGACCAGCTCAAATACTTCGCCGCTCGTTATCTTGAGCTTTTTGATCTTGCGCCGTGCTGA
- a CDS encoding TniQ family protein translates to MYSRLPIAVAPAHHETAASYVTRLAHLHGIPFPELWQQVSRPRAASGAARFIAADQLAAVTGIPETRLARAVIEIRQPEPDWQAFHHEPQHGCPRCTARHPGGPVRQLFPHHRYVCTQHRIWIGPPDIIDQPYPTLNQLPEIVAAQRAHLRLLHRLGPAATYDAVLTGFLICGHRWDQDAHHPDDARLDWSDRAAELIPHGTEETTFSTSRLFAATYPEAVKIAALIGSLHWRRLAASDPLGQHRFASEIGRRLGQPDYRPKVAQDPIAHWIDDDCWRPPSLPRTTYRSQRGFGGHTIPKANQHSIDRHRRSARWFARNRRGGRGILYHRHVGPVLARDWSRRMDLFIGTVAASAEATTFPDTPATAAGDATKPVIADYKRPTAVQSEYLDTAVNPAPWPSRDSPLAPRGGRPLLGHERKVFLNSDG, encoded by the coding sequence ATGTACTCCCGCCTGCCCATCGCGGTCGCGCCCGCCCACCACGAAACCGCCGCCTCCTACGTCACCAGGCTCGCCCACCTGCACGGCATCCCATTCCCCGAGCTCTGGCAACAGGTCAGCCGGCCCCGCGCCGCAAGCGGCGCCGCGCGATTCATCGCCGCTGATCAGCTCGCCGCCGTCACCGGCATACCCGAGACTCGCCTGGCCCGCGCCGTCATCGAGATCCGCCAACCCGAACCCGACTGGCAAGCCTTCCACCACGAACCCCAACACGGATGCCCCCGCTGCACCGCCCGGCACCCCGGCGGCCCAGTCCGGCAACTCTTCCCGCACCACCGCTACGTCTGCACCCAGCACCGCATCTGGATCGGCCCGCCGGACATCATCGACCAGCCCTATCCCACCCTCAACCAACTCCCCGAAATCGTCGCCGCGCAACGCGCGCACCTACGGCTCCTGCACCGCCTTGGCCCGGCCGCCACCTACGACGCCGTCCTCACCGGCTTCCTCATCTGCGGCCACCGCTGGGACCAAGACGCCCACCACCCCGACGACGCCCGCCTCGACTGGAGCGACCGCGCCGCCGAACTCATCCCGCACGGCACCGAGGAAACCACCTTCAGCACCTCCCGGCTGTTCGCCGCGACCTACCCCGAAGCCGTCAAGATCGCCGCGCTCATCGGCTCCCTGCACTGGCGCCGCCTCGCCGCGAGCGACCCGCTCGGGCAACACCGCTTCGCCTCCGAGATCGGCCGCCGACTCGGCCAACCCGACTACCGGCCCAAAGTCGCCCAGGACCCGATCGCCCACTGGATCGACGACGACTGTTGGCGACCACCCAGCCTGCCCCGAACCACCTACCGCAGCCAGCGCGGCTTCGGCGGCCACACCATCCCCAAGGCCAACCAGCACAGCATCGACCGGCACCGCCGCAGCGCCCGCTGGTTCGCCCGCAACCGCCGGGGCGGACGCGGCATCCTCTACCACCGCCACGTCGGGCCCGTCCTCGCCCGCGACTGGTCACGTCGCATGGACCTGTTCATCGGCACCGTCGCAGCCAGCGCCGAAGCAACCACCTTCCCCGACACCCCGGCCACCGCCGCCGGCGACGCCACCAAACCCGTCATCGCCGACTACAAGAGACCCACTGCAGTGCAGTCCGAATACCTCGACACCGCCGTCAACCCCGCACCCTGGCCGTCCCGCGACTCACCATTGGCACCACGCGGAGGGCGGCCGCTGCTCGGACACGAGCGCAAGGTCTTTCTCAACTCAGACGGCTGA